In Janthinobacterium sp. J1-1, a single genomic region encodes these proteins:
- a CDS encoding carbohydrate ABC transporter permease yields MYPMPITQWKPGNRLLYKLSLPVALLIWLLPLLAVMLTSVRTSAELVQGNYWGWPREFGAWDNYRTVLLDSPMLHYAWNSCLITFPSVLGAIVLSAMAGFALATYPFRGNTMVLATFVAGNFVPIQILMIPVRELTLQLGLFNSVSGLILFHLSFQTGFCTLFLRNFIKELPYELIEAARVEGATEWQLFHKVVLPLIRPALAALAVLVFTFVWNDYFWALCLTQGDAAAPLTVGVAGLKGQWTTSWNLVSAGSLLAALPSVLIFFAMQKHFVAGLTFGATKG; encoded by the coding sequence ATGTATCCGATGCCCATTACTCAATGGAAACCAGGCAACCGCCTGCTGTACAAGCTCTCCCTGCCGGTGGCCTTGCTGATCTGGCTGCTGCCCCTGCTGGCCGTCATGCTGACCTCGGTGCGCACTTCGGCCGAGCTGGTGCAAGGCAATTACTGGGGCTGGCCGCGCGAGTTCGGCGCCTGGGACAACTACCGCACCGTGCTGCTCGATTCGCCGATGCTGCACTACGCCTGGAACAGCTGCCTGATCACCTTCCCGTCGGTGCTGGGCGCCATCGTGCTGTCGGCCATGGCCGGCTTTGCGCTGGCGACGTATCCGTTCCGCGGCAACACCATGGTGCTGGCGACCTTTGTGGCGGGCAACTTCGTGCCGATCCAGATCCTGATGATCCCGGTGCGCGAACTGACCTTGCAGCTGGGCCTGTTCAACAGCGTCAGCGGCCTGATCCTGTTTCACCTGTCGTTCCAGACCGGCTTTTGCACCCTGTTCCTGCGCAACTTCATCAAGGAGCTGCCGTATGAACTGATCGAAGCGGCGCGCGTCGAAGGCGCCACCGAATGGCAGCTGTTCCACAAGGTGGTGCTGCCGCTGATCCGCCCCGCGCTGGCGGCGCTGGCGGTGCTGGTGTTCACCTTTGTCTGGAACGATTACTTCTGGGCCCTGTGCCTGACCCAGGGCGATGCGGCCGCCCCGCTGACGGTGGGCGTGGCCGGCCTGAAAGGCCAATGGACCACTTCCTGGAACCTGGTCTCGGCCGGTTCCCTGCTGGCGGCCCTGCCCTCGGTGCTGATCTTCTTTGCGATGCAAAAACATTTTGTGGCAGGCCTGACGTTCGGCGCCACCAAAGGCTGA
- a CDS encoding sugar ABC transporter permease produces MSATFNAPLARRRRRAALWFLLPACTMFAVYVIYPILSSIVLSFYDWDGVGARTFVGLANYRELAASETFYTALKNNVLWLVLFLLAPPIGLLFALYLNQAVRGIRLVKSLFFAPFVVSGVVIGLVFSWFYDPAFGLLKVIMGHGIPVLGEESMATFGIIAAALWPQVPFCMILFLTGLTSLNPEIIEAGRLEGAKGWQLLRHVVLPQLHSVSFMAVTLTVVGALRSFDLIAVMTGGGPYDSSTVLAYFMYDQAIKYFRFGYSAAIAVVLFLCMLVFIVYQLRRLLRSEN; encoded by the coding sequence ATGTCCGCAACCTTCAACGCTCCGCTGGCGCGGCGCCGGCGGCGTGCCGCCCTGTGGTTCCTGCTGCCGGCCTGCACCATGTTCGCCGTGTACGTGATCTACCCCATCCTGAGCAGCATCGTGCTCAGCTTTTACGACTGGGACGGCGTCGGCGCGCGCACCTTTGTCGGCCTGGCCAACTACCGCGAACTGGCCGCCTCCGAAACGTTTTATACGGCCCTGAAAAACAATGTGCTGTGGCTGGTGCTGTTCCTGCTGGCGCCGCCGATCGGCCTGCTGTTCGCGCTGTACCTGAACCAGGCGGTGCGCGGCATCCGCCTGGTCAAATCGCTGTTTTTCGCGCCGTTCGTGGTCTCCGGCGTGGTCATCGGCCTGGTCTTCAGCTGGTTCTACGACCCCGCTTTCGGCCTACTGAAAGTGATCATGGGCCATGGCATTCCGGTGCTGGGCGAGGAATCGATGGCCACCTTCGGCATCATCGCCGCCGCGCTGTGGCCGCAAGTGCCGTTCTGCATGATTCTGTTCCTGACGGGGCTGACCAGCCTGAACCCGGAAATCATCGAGGCGGGCCGGCTCGAAGGCGCGAAAGGCTGGCAGCTGCTGCGCCATGTGGTCCTGCCGCAGCTGCATTCCGTGTCGTTCATGGCCGTCACGCTGACGGTGGTGGGCGCCTTGCGCAGCTTCGACCTGATCGCCGTGATGACGGGCGGCGGGCCGTACGACAGTTCGACCGTGCTGGCCTACTTCATGTACGACCAGGCGATCAAGTACTTCCGTTTCGGCTATTCGGCCGCCATCGCGGTGGTGCTGTTCCTGTGCATGCTGGTCTTCATCGTCTACCAATTGCGCCGCCTGCTGCGCTCAGAAAACTGA
- a CDS encoding beta-galactosidase: MKIGVDYYPEHWDVAVWEDDARRMQAAGITLARLAEFAWSRLEPVEGQYDFAWLDQAIETLGRYGVQVVLGTPTATPPNWLVEKCPDVLPLNAQRQPMYPGVRLHRCYNSPSLRRHTELIVERLTRHYGRHPNVIGWQTDNEMIGHESHSDGATADFRRWLQQRYGDLATLNAAWGTVVWSGEYSAWSQVTTPLGGSPHLNPSYLLDFQRFCSDSVADFNRFQAGLIRANCPNQFITHNLWGYPVINDYYDLFDSMDFVSVDYYPSTDLNSDAKANIYHGALTLDLTRGVKRANFWVMEQLSGTPGCWHPMSRTPHPGMIRAHAWQSIARGADTIVHFRWRTARVGAEQFWHGLHDHHGQPGRRFEEFTGFSREVARLAPLLDGSTIKNDVALLFSHEQLNALRIQPQSDGFDYLANFKRLHRGFVKLGIGTDVINWREELDGYRLVVAPYLFLMEPGIADKLQRFAAAGGTVILTTRSGVKTMQNVCQPERLPGLLSALAGVEVDEYDPVGRDAQRIDFGADGAFSCSQWCDLLTPTTATTLATYASDYFAGRAAMTKNSYGQGAAYYLGTVLDDEAYAMLLRKLVLELGIAHVPDLPPGVELSVRGGPAGKLLFVINLGKEAQVVALAPRAYVSALDGATHQDSVSLPAMGVEILHL; this comes from the coding sequence ATGAAAATTGGTGTCGATTATTACCCAGAACATTGGGACGTGGCGGTATGGGAAGACGATGCGCGCCGCATGCAGGCGGCCGGCATTACCCTGGCGCGGCTGGCCGAGTTTGCCTGGTCGCGGCTGGAACCGGTCGAAGGCCAATACGATTTCGCCTGGCTGGACCAGGCCATCGAGACCCTGGGCCGTTACGGCGTGCAGGTGGTGCTCGGCACGCCGACGGCCACGCCGCCGAACTGGCTGGTGGAAAAATGCCCGGACGTGCTGCCGCTGAATGCCCAGCGCCAGCCCATGTATCCGGGCGTGCGCCTGCACCGCTGCTACAACAGCCCCTCGCTGCGCCGTCATACCGAGCTGATCGTCGAGCGCCTGACGCGGCATTACGGCCGGCATCCGAACGTGATCGGCTGGCAGACCGACAATGAAATGATCGGCCATGAAAGCCACAGCGACGGCGCCACGGCAGACTTCCGCCGCTGGCTGCAGCAGCGCTATGGCGACCTGGCCACCCTGAACGCGGCCTGGGGCACGGTGGTGTGGAGCGGCGAATACAGCGCCTGGTCGCAAGTGACCACGCCGCTGGGCGGCTCGCCGCACCTGAACCCGTCATACCTGCTCGACTTCCAGCGCTTCTGTTCCGATTCGGTGGCCGACTTCAACCGCTTCCAGGCGGGCCTGATACGCGCCAATTGTCCGAACCAGTTCATTACCCACAATCTGTGGGGCTATCCGGTCATCAACGATTATTACGACCTGTTCGACAGCATGGATTTCGTCTCGGTCGATTACTATCCGAGCACCGACCTGAACAGCGACGCCAAGGCGAATATCTATCATGGCGCACTGACCCTGGACCTGACGCGCGGGGTGAAACGCGCCAACTTCTGGGTGATGGAGCAACTGAGCGGCACGCCGGGCTGCTGGCATCCGATGTCGCGCACGCCCCATCCGGGCATGATACGCGCGCACGCCTGGCAAAGCATCGCCCGCGGCGCCGACACCATCGTGCATTTCCGCTGGCGCACGGCGCGCGTGGGCGCGGAACAGTTCTGGCATGGCCTGCACGACCACCATGGCCAGCCGGGCCGCCGCTTCGAGGAATTCACGGGCTTCAGCCGGGAAGTGGCAAGGCTGGCGCCACTGCTCGACGGCAGCACCATCAAGAACGACGTGGCGCTGCTGTTCTCGCACGAACAGCTCAACGCGCTGCGCATCCAGCCGCAGTCGGACGGTTTTGACTACCTGGCCAACTTCAAGCGCCTGCACCGGGGCTTCGTCAAGCTGGGTATCGGCACCGACGTGATCAACTGGCGCGAAGAACTCGACGGCTACCGCCTGGTGGTGGCGCCGTATCTGTTCCTGATGGAGCCAGGCATCGCCGACAAGCTGCAGCGCTTTGCCGCCGCCGGCGGCACGGTGATACTGACCACCCGCAGCGGCGTGAAAACCATGCAGAACGTGTGCCAGCCCGAGCGCCTGCCGGGCCTGCTGAGCGCACTGGCCGGGGTCGAAGTCGACGAATACGATCCGGTCGGGCGCGACGCGCAGCGCATCGATTTCGGCGCCGACGGCGCGTTTTCCTGCAGCCAGTGGTGCGACCTGCTGACGCCGACCACGGCCACCACGCTGGCCACCTACGCCAGCGACTATTTCGCCGGCCGCGCGGCGATGACGAAAAACAGCTACGGCCAGGGCGCCGCCTATTACCTGGGCACGGTGCTGGATGACGAAGCGTATGCCATGCTGCTGCGCAAGCTGGTGCTGGAACTGGGCATAGCCCATGTGCCGGACTTGCCGCCCGGCGTGGAATTGTCGGTGCGCGGCGGCCCGGCCGGCAAGCTGCTGTTCGTGATCAACCTCGGCAAGGAGGCGCAAGTGGTGGCCCTGGCGCCGCGCGCCTATGTCAGCGCGCTCGATGGCGCCACGCATCAGGACAGCGTCAGCTTGCCGGCAATGGGGGTCGAGATACTGCATCTGTAA
- a CDS encoding organic hydroperoxide resistance protein, giving the protein MSIQQVLYRAQATATGGREGRAVSSDNVLDVKLTTPKELGGNGAVGTNPEQLFAAGYSACFIGAMKFVAGRDKIALPADLAITGTVGIGAIETGFGIEVELKISLPGVERAAAEALVAAAHIVCPYSNATRGNIDVTLTIV; this is encoded by the coding sequence ATGTCGATCCAACAAGTCCTGTACCGCGCCCAAGCCACCGCCACCGGAGGCCGCGAAGGCCGTGCCGTGTCGTCCGATAACGTGCTCGACGTGAAACTGACCACGCCGAAAGAACTGGGCGGCAATGGCGCCGTCGGCACCAATCCTGAACAACTGTTCGCCGCCGGCTACTCGGCCTGCTTTATCGGCGCGATGAAATTCGTCGCGGGCCGCGACAAGATCGCCCTGCCAGCGGACCTGGCTATCACCGGCACGGTCGGCATCGGCGCCATCGAAACCGGCTTCGGCATCGAAGTGGAACTGAAAATCTCGCTGCCGGGCGTGGAACGCGCCGCCGCCGAAGCGCTGGTCGCCGCCGCCCATATCGTGTGCCCATACTCGAACGCCACCCGCGGCAATATCGACGTCACTTTGACCATCGTGTGA